Proteins from a single region of Desulfosporosinus sp. Sb-LF:
- a CDS encoding polysaccharide deacetylase family protein, which produces MNWNYVLFSCILGGVALYTIIPDLLLHRLGIGSWKRQFGPGVALTFDDGPDPAFTPRVLEILKRHQVCATFFVVAEKAVNYPDLIQRIQDEGHFIGVHSLHHQYAWFSSPWKTLREWTESVRILEHLTGNKIRWMRPPWGTFNLMTWWWLKRNKMKAVLWNAEGHDWDARRTPKEIIERILKVTNEGTIIVLHDSGGDLDARENSIVALDKLCERIVKELKLPLVPLNFPDWKIRKRLMFRVWEKWEHYYARRHHVERIDATNIFRLEKNIYEGPDIYAEDGKLWAEKGDFVAEIHFDNIRLQAKGRDTQKIALKALRQVRESLPGLARYVADNSTYDDIKVFVAQTLFHRGVKGFGFSVQDLPVTWKSSGIAWLQKMIMRIYHPLGKERKNERLGDKPMLVWISRDKLVLFDYGE; this is translated from the coding sequence ATGAACTGGAACTATGTGCTGTTTTCTTGCATTCTAGGAGGCGTGGCTTTATATACCATTATTCCCGATTTGCTATTACATCGCTTGGGAATTGGGAGCTGGAAACGTCAATTCGGTCCGGGTGTAGCCCTAACCTTCGATGATGGGCCTGATCCTGCATTTACCCCACGAGTTCTTGAGATTTTGAAGAGGCATCAAGTTTGTGCCACGTTCTTTGTGGTGGCTGAAAAAGCAGTAAACTATCCGGATCTGATCCAGCGGATACAAGATGAAGGGCATTTCATTGGAGTACACTCGCTTCATCATCAATATGCTTGGTTCAGTTCTCCCTGGAAAACTTTAAGAGAATGGACGGAAAGTGTGCGTATTCTCGAGCATCTCACCGGTAACAAAATAAGGTGGATGCGTCCACCCTGGGGAACTTTTAATCTTATGACGTGGTGGTGGCTGAAACGGAACAAGATGAAAGCTGTGTTATGGAATGCCGAGGGGCATGATTGGGACGCACGGCGTACTCCGAAGGAGATCATAGAGAGAATTCTAAAGGTAACTAATGAGGGAACGATCATCGTCCTGCATGACAGCGGCGGGGACCTCGATGCTCGGGAGAATTCCATTGTGGCCTTGGATAAGTTATGTGAACGGATTGTTAAGGAACTTAAGCTTCCCCTGGTTCCGTTGAATTTTCCGGATTGGAAGATAAGGAAGAGACTGATGTTTCGCGTCTGGGAAAAGTGGGAACATTACTACGCGAGGAGGCATCACGTTGAGCGAATTGATGCGACAAATATTTTTCGTTTAGAGAAAAACATCTATGAGGGCCCCGACATATATGCTGAGGATGGTAAGCTATGGGCTGAAAAAGGGGATTTTGTCGCAGAAATTCATTTTGACAATATACGACTGCAAGCAAAGGGCCGGGATACGCAGAAAATAGCGCTTAAAGCCTTGCGCCAAGTACGTGAATCACTACCAGGTCTGGCGCGCTATGTGGCGGATAACTCGACTTATGACGACATTAAGGTTTTTGTAGCACAAACGTTATTTCATCGTGGTGTCAAAGGCTTTGGATTTAGCGTTCAGGATTTACCAGTTACCTGGAAGAGCTCGGGGATCGCTTGGCTGCAGAAAATGATTATGCGGATTTATCATCCTTTAGGAAAAGAGCGCAAAAATGAACGCCTAGGGGATAAACCGATGTTGGTATGGATTAGTCGAGATAAGTTAGTACTATTTGATTACGGTGAATAA
- a CDS encoding glycosyltransferase, whose translation MRQLSVLIFSATFGAGHVRAAEAVMEALRVKEPNVKITHLDFGAFLSKTFNSVIKNTYIELIKHTPRLWGKFYYRTSKIPPDSAFQRFLNGLGRREFVKLTQALEPDLVICTYPTVAGVLAQQKLKGVLNVPLVTVVTDYAVHSQWIHPGVDLYIVGCKSVYEGLVARGINPSSILITGIPVSLKFERKLNRQELLKKLNLEIDRRTVLVMGGAYGVLGGAKSVCKILTDTDYPVQSIVVCGQDEKLYKSLDPLVEEGKNPLVRFGYVKNVEELMSVADMIITKSGGLTVSEALTKRVPLIIFRPIPGQEEENAIYLESIGAGRVAKSEEELEEIIFALLKNPKQLGRMRRAAAKAVPGQAAEQAVEGILQLLEKRRNTQRIG comes from the coding sequence GTGCGACAATTAAGTGTGCTAATTTTTTCGGCGACCTTTGGTGCAGGGCATGTACGAGCAGCAGAGGCTGTTATGGAAGCGCTGCGTGTCAAGGAACCGAATGTTAAAATTACGCATTTGGATTTTGGGGCGTTTCTCAGTAAGACGTTTAACTCTGTCATTAAAAATACCTATATTGAACTTATTAAGCATACGCCGCGACTGTGGGGCAAGTTTTACTACCGCACGTCGAAGATTCCCCCGGATTCTGCATTTCAACGATTTCTGAATGGTTTGGGGCGACGCGAATTCGTGAAATTAACTCAGGCATTAGAACCTGATCTCGTGATTTGTACCTATCCAACCGTTGCAGGGGTTCTGGCGCAACAGAAGCTAAAAGGTGTTCTGAATGTCCCTTTAGTAACAGTTGTGACGGACTATGCTGTTCATAGTCAATGGATTCATCCAGGGGTTGATCTTTATATTGTTGGGTGTAAAAGTGTCTACGAAGGGTTAGTGGCTCGAGGGATTAATCCTAGCTCAATTCTGATCACGGGAATTCCTGTAAGTCTTAAGTTCGAACGGAAGTTGAATCGGCAAGAACTATTGAAGAAGCTGAATCTGGAGATTGATCGTCGGACAGTTCTGGTCATGGGGGGGGCCTATGGCGTCCTGGGTGGGGCGAAATCGGTCTGCAAAATTCTGACGGATACGGATTACCCTGTGCAAAGTATCGTTGTTTGTGGACAAGATGAGAAACTCTATAAATCTCTCGATCCGTTGGTTGAAGAAGGTAAAAATCCTCTTGTTCGTTTTGGATATGTAAAAAATGTTGAAGAATTAATGAGCGTTGCCGATATGATTATTACGAAATCTGGGGGATTAACGGTTTCAGAAGCGTTGACAAAACGGGTCCCCTTGATTATTTTTAGACCGATTCCTGGACAGGAGGAGGAAAATGCAATCTATCTTGAAAGTATTGGGGCAGGACGAGTTGCGAAAAGTGAAGAAGAATTGGAAGAAATTATTTTCGCTCTGTTGAAAAATCCGAAACAACTGGGGCGTATGCGCCGGGCAGCTGCGAAAGCGGTTCCGGGCCAGGCGGCTGAGCAAGCCGTTGAGGGTATCTTGCAGCTTCTCGAAAAGCGTCGAAACACACAAAGGATCGGGTAA
- a CDS encoding DUF421 domain-containing protein, with protein sequence MIIVVIRTLILYTLVIVALRMMGKREIGQLQPFELVVIIMISELAAIPSENVGIPLLSGIIPILVLLLTNLTLAWISLKSETARTIICGTPSILIERGKILEEELRKNRYNLTDLLEELRIKNVPNISDVEFAVLETNGQLSVFPKSQKRPTIPEDFHITTKYEGLPLTIIMDGKLNNKNLQESDKNLPWLKNELEKLGIHQFEDVFLASLDSSGTLFAQAKQQRKKVR encoded by the coding sequence ATGATCATCGTTGTGATCAGGACCCTCATTCTTTACACGCTAGTTATCGTTGCCCTTCGAATGATGGGAAAAAGAGAAATTGGTCAATTGCAGCCTTTTGAGCTGGTTGTAATAATCATGATTTCCGAACTTGCTGCCATACCCAGTGAGAATGTCGGCATTCCACTCCTAAGCGGTATTATACCCATCCTGGTTCTCCTTCTCACAAATCTAACATTGGCTTGGATTTCTCTAAAAAGTGAGACCGCGAGGACAATTATCTGCGGAACCCCCAGTATCCTTATTGAACGAGGGAAAATCCTTGAAGAGGAATTGAGGAAGAACCGCTATAACCTCACTGATCTCCTCGAGGAACTTCGCATCAAAAATGTTCCTAACATTTCCGACGTCGAGTTTGCTGTTCTGGAAACCAACGGACAACTAAGTGTCTTTCCAAAATCACAGAAAAGGCCCACCATACCCGAAGATTTCCACATCACAACCAAGTACGAAGGGCTTCCTCTGACGATTATTATGGATGGTAAACTTAATAATAAGAACCTACAGGAAAGTGACAAAAACCTACCTTGGCTTAAAAACGAACTTGAAAAACTAGGGATTCATCAATTTGAGGATGTCTTCTTAGCCAGCCTTGATTCCAGTGGGACACTCTTCGCACAAGCCAAGCAACAGCGAAAAAAAGTGAGGTGA
- a CDS encoding DUF4363 family protein: MRTIPTIVTIIILLLGGSLASYQYIQSTSQTLALQIETVEQSISTHKWENAQKQLNIAQPRWDKTKTLWTVLLDHQEIDDIEVSMKKLEKYIQAQDVALSLGEASALKLLIDHISDTEKLTLRNIF, from the coding sequence TTGCGCACCATCCCGACCATTGTTACCATTATTATTTTATTATTAGGTGGTTCTTTGGCTTCATACCAGTACATTCAGTCGACATCCCAGACTTTGGCGTTACAGATCGAGACAGTCGAACAATCTATCTCCACCCATAAATGGGAAAACGCGCAAAAACAACTGAACATTGCCCAACCACGTTGGGACAAAACCAAAACCTTGTGGACTGTTCTGCTAGACCATCAAGAGATCGATGACATCGAAGTGAGCATGAAAAAGTTGGAGAAATACATTCAAGCCCAAGACGTTGCACTCTCCCTCGGAGAAGCTTCGGCCTTGAAACTTCTCATTGATCATATCTCTGATACAGAGAAGTTAACTCTGAGAAATATTTTTTAG